Proteins from one Methanomassiliicoccales archaeon genomic window:
- a CDS encoding iron ABC transporter permease encodes MNGSVVERAKSRLLLIVIAGSISLTLLFFLSLAVGAYGMSFETAMSSFFHLITDPGDPNRSLDEGIILSSRLPRTLSVIGVAIGLSISGAVMQAIIRNPLVDPYITGVSSGAALGASLVVMGGVSVVGIGVYSMPLAAFVGAIAAFALTLSLSEAAGGKPISFVLAGVMIGLGLSSFTNILAVLNPDEHKGILFWMFGSFTNVDLNQTLIILIPTIAIVIVMLVYARDMNVMLLGEEQAGQLGLNTRNFKRVMMVLTSCLTGICVAFTGVIAFLGLIVPHSARMIVGSDHRLLLPASIVIGANVLLLADIVARSVIMPSELPIGAIISLIGVPFFGYLMIRRGKEYGA; translated from the coding sequence TTGAACGGTTCAGTGGTCGAGCGGGCGAAGTCCAGGTTATTGCTTATCGTAATAGCCGGAAGCATCTCGCTCACCCTGCTCTTTTTCCTTTCCTTGGCGGTCGGTGCCTATGGCATGTCCTTCGAAACGGCCATGTCCTCCTTCTTTCATCTCATTACCGACCCGGGTGACCCCAACAGGTCATTGGATGAAGGGATCATATTGAGCTCAAGGCTGCCCCGGACGCTGTCCGTCATAGGGGTGGCCATCGGCCTTTCGATATCAGGCGCTGTCATGCAGGCGATCATCAGGAATCCGCTGGTCGACCCCTACATCACCGGTGTTTCGTCTGGGGCCGCGCTCGGCGCCTCCCTCGTGGTGATGGGCGGAGTATCAGTGGTGGGCATCGGCGTGTATTCTATGCCTCTGGCCGCCTTCGTAGGTGCCATCGCGGCCTTTGCTTTGACCCTGTCCCTATCCGAGGCGGCCGGAGGAAAGCCGATTAGCTTCGTACTGGCCGGGGTCATGATCGGACTGGGCCTGTCATCGTTCACCAACATCCTTGCGGTACTGAACCCGGACGAGCACAAGGGCATACTTTTCTGGATGTTCGGTTCGTTCACAAATGTTGATCTGAACCAGACATTGATCATCTTGATACCGACGATCGCGATCGTCATCGTGATGCTGGTATACGCAAGGGACATGAACGTCATGCTCCTCGGTGAAGAGCAGGCTGGTCAGCTCGGCCTGAACACCCGCAATTTCAAAAGGGTCATGATGGTCCTTACTTCCTGCCTGACTGGTATCTGTGTGGCATTCACGGGTGTCATCGCATTCCTGGGTCTGATCGTTCCCCACTCCGCCCGGATGATCGTAGGCAGCGACCACAGGTTGCTACTGCCAGCATCGATCGTGATCGGGGCCAATGTCCTTCTTCTCGCAGACATCGTGGCCAGGTCGGTCATCATGCCATCCGAACTACCGATAGGGGCGATAATATCATTGATAGGCGTTCCGTTCTTCGGATACCTGATGATCAGGAGGGGGAAGGAATATGGGGCCTGA
- a CDS encoding ABC transporter ATP-binding protein: MGPETGTVTVKVSGISFGYNGKNTLDGIDLECARGEFIGLIGPNGSGKTTLLRCINGVLKPKVGTIFVEGKNIDKMKIKEIARVCANVPTDAAEDLTLTVHEFVFLGRYPYVSGMWWESKEDEAIVDKAIATFKLESLVNRKLNELSSGEQARVLLAKAVVQRPQVMLVDEPSAHLDLRYKLEVMEELRSLSRTGITVITASHDLNLMSKFCDRVLMISAGRIVSFGLPSEVMTEQNIRDVYGVEVRIFREDDEIYAIPKRSIRQ, translated from the coding sequence ATGGGGCCTGAAACTGGCACGGTAACCGTGAAGGTAAGCGGCATATCCTTCGGTTATAACGGGAAGAACACCCTGGACGGGATCGATCTAGAATGCGCCAGGGGTGAGTTCATCGGCCTCATAGGGCCGAACGGTTCCGGCAAGACCACGCTCCTTCGATGCATCAACGGAGTGCTCAAGCCAAAGGTCGGCACCATCTTCGTCGAAGGCAAGAACATCGACAAGATGAAGATCAAGGAGATCGCCCGGGTCTGCGCGAACGTCCCGACCGACGCCGCCGAGGACCTGACGCTGACCGTGCACGAGTTCGTGTTCCTAGGCCGGTACCCGTACGTCAGCGGAATGTGGTGGGAGAGCAAGGAGGACGAAGCGATCGTCGACAAGGCCATCGCCACGTTCAAGCTGGAATCCCTGGTCAATCGCAAATTGAACGAACTGAGCTCTGGGGAACAGGCCAGGGTGCTGCTGGCCAAGGCGGTGGTCCAGCGCCCGCAGGTGATGCTTGTGGATGAGCCGTCCGCCCACCTCGACCTCCGTTACAAGCTGGAGGTGATGGAAGAGCTGCGTTCCCTTTCAAGGACCGGGATCACCGTCATCACCGCATCGCATGACCTCAACCTGATGTCCAAGTTCTGCGACCGGGTCCTTATGATCAGCGCAGGCAGGATAGTCTCGTTCGGTCTGCCGTCGGAGGTCATGACCGAGCAGAACATCAGGGACGTGTACGGGGTAGAGGTCAGGATATTCCGCGAAGATGACGAGATATATGCCATTCCAAAGAGGTCGATAAGGCAATGA
- a CDS encoding histidinol-phosphate transaminase yields the protein MNVEELVRADLLNIKRPIHGGLGWKYQGVEDFSSNLNPLGPPSQVRDYMLEAADKLIYYPDDGGMELKDAISRRFGVNKDNIMLGAGSAELIRLFPDVFINKGDGVIMPRPTFAEYQFALRMRGASVHDFPLCEIDGFHFDFARLNYMIESGSKVVYICNPNNPTGVVESRKRIVEIIDECEKQNTIVFLDETLLELVDNARDLTCVSEAESHDNLFIIRSFTKCFAIPGMRVGYAVGSKDLIRHMDNARLAWNLGQVEMHVASRLLDDCYGHIEKAARLMAEEKSYLLEGIRRTEVVSASRPDAFFFFNRVNGGLDSKQLKDLLLRFNVLVRDCGSFGRPFEKFARFAVKTHDRNVHLVEAFKRTAEIMENLKSKGE from the coding sequence ATGAACGTGGAGGAACTGGTCCGTGCGGACCTCTTGAACATCAAGCGGCCGATTCACGGCGGCCTGGGCTGGAAATACCAGGGCGTGGAGGACTTCAGCTCGAACCTGAACCCTCTGGGTCCGCCATCGCAGGTCCGTGACTATATGCTGGAGGCCGCGGACAAGCTTATCTACTATCCCGACGACGGCGGGATGGAGCTCAAGGATGCAATATCCAGACGGTTCGGCGTCAACAAGGATAACATCATGCTCGGAGCCGGCTCGGCCGAGCTTATCCGTCTGTTCCCAGACGTATTCATCAACAAGGGGGACGGGGTCATCATGCCCCGGCCGACCTTCGCCGAGTATCAGTTCGCCCTTAGGATGAGAGGCGCCAGCGTGCATGATTTCCCGCTTTGCGAGATCGACGGGTTCCATTTCGACTTCGCCCGGCTGAACTACATGATCGAGTCGGGATCGAAGGTGGTCTACATCTGCAATCCCAACAACCCCACCGGTGTCGTGGAAAGCAGGAAGCGTATCGTGGAGATCATCGACGAGTGCGAAAAGCAGAACACCATCGTCTTCCTGGACGAGACGCTGCTCGAGCTGGTGGACAACGCCCGGGACCTCACCTGCGTCTCAGAGGCCGAGAGCCACGACAATCTTTTCATCATCCGCTCGTTCACCAAGTGCTTCGCCATACCGGGCATGCGGGTAGGATACGCCGTGGGCTCGAAGGACCTCATCCGGCACATGGACAACGCCCGGCTGGCGTGGAACCTGGGTCAGGTGGAGATGCACGTCGCCTCAAGGCTCTTGGATGATTGTTACGGTCACATCGAGAAGGCTGCCCGCCTCATGGCCGAGGAGAAGTCCTATCTGCTCGAGGGCATCCGCAGGACCGAGGTCGTCTCGGCCTCGAGACCGGACGCCTTTTTCTTCTTCAACCGGGTCAACGGCGGTCTGGACTCGAAGCAGCTGAAGGACCTGCTGCTCCGGTTCAACGTCCTGGTTCGGGACTGCGGTTCGTTCGGAAGGCCGTTCGAGAAGTTCGCCCGTTTCGCCGTCAAGACCCATGACCGGAACGTGCACCTGGTGGAGGCGTTCAAGCGGACGGCCGAGATCATGGAGAACCTGAAATCTAAGGGTGAATGA
- a CDS encoding cobalamin biosynthesis protein: MILLSDLYLYGLLTLVLAVVIDLLLGEPPNAAHPVVWIGKVIGFMDRHTKRNGRKGSERVKGIFLALVPLLLFPFMFTLLLFLLRDLFGAVIWAIGCALILKTMFAINAMGKHTLPIQKALERGDMEAARKGASMIVSRDVNKLDREHIISCAAESAAENTVDSIFSPLFFFGLGGMPLIIFYRVSNTLDAMVGYIDHPYTHVGWFSAKLDDCTNYICARISLPFILLALMILGMDWRGAWRDAKKYHKATLSPNKGWSMSAFAGGLGIRFEKVGWYVMGDGPLPTDPKVIGNTVKVMKVSALLFIALVVLPLFLFVGLNVQIYIENLFSGLVGWL; the protein is encoded by the coding sequence ATGATCTTGCTGTCCGATCTATACCTGTACGGTCTATTGACGCTCGTTCTCGCGGTCGTTATAGATCTACTGCTAGGCGAGCCGCCGAACGCCGCCCATCCAGTGGTCTGGATCGGCAAGGTCATAGGGTTCATGGACCGGCACACCAAGAGGAACGGAAGGAAGGGTTCCGAGCGGGTGAAGGGCATATTCCTGGCCTTGGTGCCCCTGTTGCTCTTCCCGTTCATGTTCACGCTGTTGCTGTTCCTGCTCCGCGATCTTTTCGGAGCGGTGATCTGGGCCATCGGATGTGCGCTGATCCTGAAGACCATGTTCGCCATCAACGCCATGGGAAAGCACACGCTGCCGATCCAGAAAGCTCTGGAACGTGGCGACATGGAGGCGGCAAGGAAGGGCGCTTCGATGATCGTCTCCCGCGACGTCAACAAACTGGACCGAGAGCATATCATCTCCTGTGCGGCCGAGTCGGCGGCGGAGAACACCGTGGACAGCATCTTCTCGCCGTTGTTCTTCTTCGGGCTGGGAGGCATGCCTCTTATCATCTTCTACCGGGTGTCGAACACGCTGGACGCCATGGTCGGCTACATCGACCATCCGTACACGCATGTAGGATGGTTCAGCGCCAAGCTGGATGACTGCACGAACTACATCTGTGCCCGGATATCGCTTCCGTTCATCCTACTTGCCCTGATGATCCTCGGAATGGACTGGAGGGGTGCATGGAGGGACGCCAAGAAGTACCACAAGGCCACCCTCTCGCCGAACAAGGGATGGTCCATGTCCGCCTTCGCGGGCGGCCTGGGCATCCGTTTTGAGAAAGTAGGATGGTACGTCATGGGCGACGGGCCGTTGCCGACCGACCCGAAGGTTATCGGCAATACGGTCAAGGTGATGAAGGTCTCGGCGCTGCTGTTCATCGCACTGGTGGTGCTGCCGCTATTCCTTTTCGTCGGGCTCAATGTCCAGATATATATCGAAAACCTATTCTCGGGTCTAGTCGGGTGGTTGTGA
- a CDS encoding phosphatidylglycerophosphatase A translates to MGKVEVTTEFREVGENTVMVVRLPKRMKVLSTTVLNGGFSVSDTLLSIQVPIHYNGTDPESEVVDICRTLGLCAEAVGFMTAVDLKKVITIVSEEYHGINATVVATSGVKNAVYAGELMTDALVRGLNGPGTINIIVVLDRPLHETGMANSLITITEAKTAALMDTKTKGTGTTSDAIAICCPEGDGEKYAGTATDVGICMARAVRKAVAASTLKWYARPGPVDFIKLLDDRGITMEEMWTAANKLVFPNPDWPEGFLKGKFVERMNLLRQDINVNAMVKGAILLEDAGNSQDLYGLDNGVFESDPVHLLADELMGIALAEYITGTKGLFEYVRYDRKKPGILAELGPFLDDIVGALIGAVMSRIYSDLLEAEGRLQ, encoded by the coding sequence ATGGGCAAGGTGGAAGTGACTACGGAGTTCAGGGAGGTCGGAGAGAATACGGTAATGGTGGTACGGCTGCCGAAGAGAATGAAGGTCCTCAGCACGACGGTGCTCAACGGAGGGTTCTCGGTCTCGGACACCCTTCTCTCGATCCAGGTCCCCATCCATTACAATGGCACGGACCCCGAATCGGAAGTGGTCGATATCTGCAGGACGCTCGGGCTCTGCGCCGAGGCGGTCGGTTTCATGACCGCCGTCGACCTGAAGAAAGTGATCACGATCGTCAGCGAGGAGTATCATGGCATCAACGCCACCGTGGTCGCGACATCTGGAGTCAAGAACGCGGTCTATGCCGGGGAGCTCATGACCGACGCCCTGGTCCGTGGACTGAACGGTCCCGGAACGATCAACATCATCGTCGTCCTGGACAGGCCTCTGCACGAGACTGGCATGGCCAACTCCCTGATCACCATCACCGAGGCGAAGACCGCCGCCCTCATGGATACCAAGACCAAGGGCACCGGGACGACCAGCGATGCCATAGCGATCTGCTGCCCGGAGGGCGATGGGGAGAAGTATGCTGGCACCGCGACCGATGTGGGCATATGCATGGCCCGCGCCGTACGCAAAGCGGTGGCCGCCTCAACGCTCAAATGGTATGCCCGGCCTGGCCCAGTGGATTTCATCAAGCTGCTGGACGACCGGGGCATCACCATGGAGGAGATGTGGACCGCGGCCAACAAGCTGGTGTTCCCCAACCCTGATTGGCCGGAGGGATTCCTCAAGGGCAAATTCGTGGAGCGTATGAACCTGCTCCGGCAGGACATCAACGTCAACGCCATGGTCAAGGGGGCCATCCTTCTGGAGGATGCGGGCAATTCACAGGACCTCTACGGTCTCGACAACGGGGTCTTCGAATCCGATCCGGTCCACCTGCTGGCCGACGAGCTCATGGGGATCGCCCTGGCGGAGTACATCACCGGTACCAAGGGGCTGTTCGAATACGTTCGTTACGACCGAAAGAAGCCCGGCATCCTGGCCGAGCTCGGCCCGTTCCTCGACGACATCGTGGGTGCGTTGATCGGCGCGGTAATGTCCAGGATATACTCTGATCTACTGGAGGCGGAAGGACGACTACAATAG
- the cobS gene encoding adenosylcobinamide-GDP ribazoletransferase codes for MFTMIPLDVEGEEVVGLSKRFYLIVLVGAFYGLIAGSLMWALSQVFTVLTAGVLALLVVHALNRFLHFDGLSDFGDGMICSGDQEKKMRAVKDSHTGAGGIGYSIVFTALSIVALGELSPQLVFFGPFVAELLNKNAMVFAASAGSSREGLGGIFVKNASAKTAAISALISLVFIIPVSYAFYWYYGLSMYWLIFMIVAPLVISCVVGTIAARIAMKGFGCVNGDVLGATNEFSRPFVLLTVSAVVWCLATLHW; via the coding sequence ATGTTCACGATGATACCGCTGGACGTCGAAGGCGAAGAGGTTGTCGGGCTGTCAAAACGATTCTACCTGATTGTCCTGGTGGGAGCGTTCTACGGATTGATCGCCGGATCGCTGATGTGGGCCCTATCACAGGTGTTCACCGTTCTGACCGCAGGAGTGCTGGCCCTTTTGGTGGTCCATGCTCTGAACCGTTTCCTGCACTTCGATGGGCTGAGCGATTTCGGTGACGGAATGATATGCAGCGGCGACCAGGAGAAGAAGATGAGGGCGGTCAAGGACTCGCACACCGGTGCTGGAGGCATCGGATACTCCATCGTCTTCACTGCGCTGAGCATCGTGGCGCTAGGTGAGCTCTCACCGCAGCTGGTCTTCTTCGGGCCGTTCGTGGCCGAACTGCTGAACAAGAACGCCATGGTCTTCGCCGCTTCGGCCGGTTCCTCCCGGGAAGGGCTGGGTGGCATTTTCGTAAAGAACGCGTCGGCCAAGACGGCCGCGATCTCCGCCCTGATCTCGCTGGTGTTCATCATACCGGTGAGTTACGCCTTCTATTGGTACTATGGGCTGTCGATGTACTGGCTGATCTTCATGATCGTGGCGCCGTTGGTCATCAGCTGCGTGGTCGGAACGATCGCCGCCAGGATAGCCATGAAAGGGTTCGGCTGCGTCAACGGGGATGTCCTCGGTGCTACCAACGAATTCTCCCGGCCGTTCGTGCTTTTGACCGTCTCGGCGGTGGTCTGGTGCCTGGCCACGCTGCACTGGTGA
- a CDS encoding NTP transferase domain-containing protein — protein sequence MPGHAALVTAGGKGSRISELGVEKPLVPIAGVPMIDRILEELSRSSRIDRIYVSVSPLAPKTRDHLDGSDVVIIETPGNGYVADLNSSMRAIEEDAVMVCPSDMPLITSAGVDELIATYDERAQPSLTVALPPKVVESLGLIVTYVEEIEGRPLTFCGVSVVDRKEMLTGNFLPGGYFVTEKEEFAVNVNTVHDLRLAERILEERPR from the coding sequence GTGCCTGGCCACGCTGCACTGGTGACCGCCGGCGGCAAGGGCAGCCGCATCAGCGAACTGGGTGTCGAGAAACCGTTGGTGCCTATCGCCGGCGTGCCGATGATAGACCGTATTCTGGAAGAACTATCCAGATCTTCGAGGATCGACCGGATCTACGTATCGGTGAGCCCTTTGGCACCGAAGACCAGAGATCATCTCGATGGCAGCGACGTTGTGATAATCGAAACGCCAGGTAACGGTTATGTGGCCGATCTGAACAGCTCTATGCGTGCCATCGAGGAGGACGCCGTCATGGTCTGTCCTTCGGATATGCCGCTGATCACCTCTGCCGGGGTTGACGAGCTCATCGCCACCTATGATGAAAGGGCACAGCCCTCCCTAACGGTGGCGCTGCCGCCAAAGGTCGTTGAGTCGCTGGGATTGATCGTCACGTATGTCGAGGAGATTGAAGGCAGACCGCTGACATTCTGCGGGGTGAGCGTGGTTGACCGTAAGGAGATGCTGACCGGTAACTTCTTGCCAGGCGGTTATTTCGTCACCGAAAAGGAGGAGTTCGCCGTGAACGTCAATACCGTCCACGACCTCCGCCTGGCAGAAAGGATTTTGGAGGAGAGACCCAGGTAG
- a CDS encoding TIGR00303 family protein: MNFKVPEDILICNEEAKAKAFVEKVWGKRPTFICVIGNTETAKIPGISAAGAVPAITDFTPAADIELLYYGRCKCIDGVPVTPNGIPTPALVTMSAIGMTGMPFYAANGGVRVRPHAPYFELEGYPGEDIKTGAAVRDPKRVYENAVIAGENLAKVSDYLVVGESIAGGTTTALAVLLALGYNADGKVSSTLPENPHSLKSSIAKEGISKSRSTPEQMKNDGMLAVAAVGDPMMPAAAGLIVGAARKVPVILAGGTQMAAVLAVVKSMEPKALDNVALGTTRWIMKDPSADLVGIVKQIGHVPVLAANLDFSSTKHDGLTFYEKGLVKEGVGAGGISIAAFCQSSGAITCKTLFAEIEKNYEKIMALAKH; the protein is encoded by the coding sequence ATGAACTTCAAAGTCCCTGAGGACATCCTGATCTGCAATGAGGAAGCGAAGGCCAAGGCATTCGTCGAGAAGGTCTGGGGCAAGAGACCGACATTCATCTGCGTGATAGGTAACACCGAAACGGCGAAGATCCCTGGCATATCGGCCGCGGGCGCGGTTCCGGCCATCACGGATTTCACGCCTGCCGCGGACATTGAATTGCTATATTATGGAAGATGCAAGTGCATCGATGGAGTGCCTGTTACGCCGAACGGCATACCGACACCGGCGCTGGTCACCATGAGCGCAATCGGGATGACCGGAATGCCGTTCTATGCCGCAAACGGGGGCGTCCGGGTACGGCCCCATGCGCCCTATTTCGAGCTGGAAGGGTATCCAGGAGAGGACATCAAGACCGGGGCGGCGGTCCGTGATCCCAAACGGGTCTACGAAAACGCGGTCATAGCCGGAGAGAACCTGGCCAAGGTCTCTGACTATCTGGTCGTTGGTGAGAGCATAGCCGGGGGAACGACGACCGCCCTGGCGGTCCTTTTGGCATTAGGCTACAACGCCGACGGCAAGGTCAGTTCGACATTGCCGGAAAACCCGCACTCGCTCAAATCCTCGATCGCCAAGGAGGGCATATCCAAGTCCAGATCGACCCCTGAGCAGATGAAGAACGACGGCATGCTGGCCGTGGCGGCCGTCGGGGACCCGATGATGCCGGCGGCAGCCGGTCTGATCGTGGGCGCGGCCAGAAAGGTCCCGGTCATTCTTGCCGGAGGGACCCAGATGGCCGCGGTCCTGGCCGTCGTGAAATCGATGGAACCGAAGGCGTTGGACAATGTCGCGCTCGGAACGACCCGATGGATCATGAAGGACCCATCCGCCGACCTGGTAGGCATCGTGAAGCAGATCGGCCACGTGCCGGTCCTGGCGGCCAACCTGGACTTCTCATCGACCAAGCACGATGGGCTGACCTTCTACGAGAAGGGCCTGGTCAAGGAAGGTGTGGGCGCCGGAGGGATATCCATAGCGGCATTCTGCCAGAGCAGCGGGGCGATCACCTGCAAGACCCTGTTCGCCGAGATCGAGAAGAACTATGAGAAGATCATGGCCCTAGCCAAACACTAG
- the hypF gene encoding carbamoyltransferase HypF, translating to MRITVRGIVQGVGFRPTVHRVATQLGMHGYVQNNGSNVVIEVDGDSELFVTELRKALPPLARLDSFEISEGMPVDDLVDMGFRIVKSSSGQKGVGIPNDTALCGNCRKEMFDPTDRRYLYPFTNCTDCGARFSIIKDLPYDRELTSMARFQMCPDCLREYDDPKARRFHHQTISCPACGPRFRLLDGEGRPIEGEPISTFAIQLEKGFIGVVKGWGGMHLCCTLSTLPRMRQWYRRRQKPFAIMVRDMDAVRRYAAPDGHEEELLLSPHRPIVLLPKTDSDLTELVAPGLGNIGVFLPYTEMQHILFSELKDDALVMTSANVPGEPMVLRDEDAMALGAECYLFHDREIVNRCDDSVVRSFENGTFFIRKSRGHIPVAVDFPFDGTAVGLGAQESIAGALVTGKRLYATQYIGDASSAGVLEFLESGLAYQRRLLGAETIEAIGIDLHPGYSTRRLGKRLAEGSDVRLVEVQHHWAHASALMVDRRIDEAVVLTLDGTGYGEDGNAWGGEVLHSRFDSYRRVGHLQEIPLLGGEKAVYDVKRLVFAVRESLGLDGGYFTDVDSALLRKLMTKSPMTTSMGRVMDALSCYLGICQYRSYDGEPAMKLERWLEKGEPTIELAAEVKNGVVQTIPLFAQLFESEGKKEDLAISFVKAMLESMVDIACLEAEDEGLTSIGLTGGVSYNATVCRLTKEIARSKGFELLLPDQLPNGDECISAGQCAVALSRR from the coding sequence ATGCGAATCACCGTCCGCGGCATTGTCCAGGGAGTAGGCTTCCGGCCAACGGTCCACCGGGTAGCCACACAGTTGGGAATGCACGGATATGTTCAGAACAACGGCTCGAACGTGGTCATCGAGGTGGACGGGGATTCGGAACTCTTTGTTACGGAGTTGCGCAAGGCATTGCCCCCTCTGGCCCGGTTGGATAGCTTCGAGATTTCCGAAGGCATGCCCGTGGATGATCTCGTGGACATGGGCTTCCGGATAGTCAAGAGTTCCAGCGGCCAGAAGGGCGTGGGCATCCCCAATGACACTGCTCTCTGCGGGAATTGCAGGAAGGAGATGTTTGACCCGACCGATCGGCGTTATCTATATCCTTTCACCAACTGCACCGATTGCGGCGCTCGATTTTCGATCATAAAGGACCTTCCGTACGACAGGGAGCTGACTTCGATGGCCAGATTCCAGATGTGCCCCGACTGTCTCCGGGAGTATGATGATCCAAAGGCCAGGAGGTTCCACCATCAGACCATTTCCTGCCCGGCATGCGGCCCGAGGTTCCGTCTTCTCGACGGTGAGGGCAGACCGATCGAAGGTGAGCCTATCTCGACATTCGCCATACAACTTGAAAAGGGATTCATTGGCGTGGTAAAGGGTTGGGGCGGCATGCACCTCTGCTGCACCTTGTCGACACTTCCCAGGATGAGGCAATGGTACCGGCGCCGCCAGAAACCATTTGCGATCATGGTCCGGGATATGGACGCAGTCAGAAGGTATGCTGCGCCGGACGGTCATGAGGAAGAGCTGTTGCTGTCCCCCCACCGTCCGATCGTGCTGTTGCCCAAAACAGATTCCGACCTCACAGAACTGGTGGCGCCGGGGTTAGGCAACATCGGGGTGTTCCTGCCCTACACCGAGATGCAGCATATCCTGTTCTCGGAATTGAAGGATGACGCCCTGGTCATGACCTCGGCCAACGTCCCGGGAGAACCGATGGTCCTGCGGGACGAGGACGCAATGGCGCTGGGAGCGGAATGCTACCTTTTCCACGACCGGGAGATCGTGAACCGATGCGATGACTCGGTGGTGCGCAGCTTCGAGAACGGCACTTTCTTTATCCGCAAATCGAGGGGGCACATCCCGGTCGCGGTCGATTTCCCGTTCGACGGGACGGCGGTCGGTCTGGGGGCGCAGGAGAGCATAGCCGGCGCACTGGTCACCGGGAAGAGACTGTATGCCACCCAGTATATCGGGGACGCCAGCTCGGCCGGAGTGCTCGAGTTCCTGGAGTCCGGGCTTGCATACCAGAGGAGACTCCTCGGAGCAGAGACCATAGAGGCGATCGGCATCGACCTGCACCCAGGATATTCGACCCGGAGACTTGGAAAACGCCTCGCCGAGGGATCGGACGTCAGACTAGTGGAGGTCCAGCACCATTGGGCCCACGCCTCCGCCCTCATGGTGGACCGGCGCATCGATGAAGCGGTGGTCCTCACCCTGGACGGCACCGGTTATGGAGAGGACGGAAACGCTTGGGGCGGCGAGGTCCTGCACTCCCGGTTCGACTCCTACCGCAGGGTGGGCCACCTGCAGGAGATACCGCTCCTCGGTGGTGAGAAGGCGGTGTACGATGTCAAACGCCTGGTCTTCGCTGTCCGCGAATCTCTGGGACTGGATGGCGGGTATTTCACCGACGTGGACTCGGCTTTGCTCCGGAAACTGATGACCAAGAGCCCGATGACCACCAGCATGGGAAGGGTCATGGACGCCCTGTCCTGCTACCTCGGGATATGCCAGTACCGCTCCTATGATGGGGAGCCGGCCATGAAGCTGGAGAGGTGGCTGGAAAAGGGCGAACCCACCATAGAGCTGGCCGCGGAGGTCAAGAACGGAGTGGTGCAGACCATACCGCTGTTCGCCCAGCTTTTCGAGTCCGAGGGTAAGAAGGAGGATCTGGCAATCAGTTTCGTCAAGGCCATGCTGGAGTCCATGGTGGATATCGCATGCCTGGAGGCCGAGGATGAAGGCCTTACGTCGATCGGACTCACTGGAGGAGTCTCGTACAACGCCACTGTCTGCCGTTTGACCAAGGAGATCGCCCGCTCCAAAGGGTTCGAGTTGCTGCTGCCCGATCAGCTTCCCAACGGCGATGAATGCATATCTGCCGGCCAATGTGCGGTCGCGCTATCACGGCGTTAG
- the gcvH gene encoding glycine cleavage system protein GcvH yields the protein MSDIRTGLYYSKDHEWVKVEGGNARIGISDHAQHELNDLAFIQLPKVGDKVKAGEVLGIVESVKNTADVISPVSGTVVEANSPLEDNPQVINKSPYDEGWIAVVQMDSPGDVLKLLDAPSYKKFLNE from the coding sequence ATGAGCGACATCAGGACCGGACTGTATTATTCCAAGGACCACGAGTGGGTAAAGGTCGAGGGCGGAAACGCCCGTATCGGCATATCCGATCATGCCCAGCACGAGCTCAATGACCTGGCGTTCATCCAGTTGCCGAAGGTCGGAGACAAGGTGAAGGCCGGCGAGGTTCTGGGTATCGTTGAGAGCGTGAAGAACACGGCCGATGTCATCAGTCCGGTCAGCGGCACAGTGGTCGAGGCCAATTCTCCCTTGGAGGACAATCCCCAGGTGATCAACAAGTCCCCATACGATGAAGGGTGGATCGCCGTGGTCCAAATGGATTCGCCGGGCGATGTACTGAAGCTCCTGGACGCGCCGAGCTACAAGAAGTTCCTGAACGAGTGA